Genomic segment of Desulfovibrio sp.:
GCGAGTGGATTAAGTATTTTCTATGACGTCATCCCTGTCCGCCCGGGATATCCCGTACCCGCCCGACCTCCCCGCTTACGAGGCGGACCTTGATTCCCCGGGAATGAAACGGTGCTTTGGTCAGGATGTCCTTGACCACGCCTTCCGTTGTCTTTCCGGTCCGCTGGTCCTGCTTGAGTACAATCAGGACGCGTAGGCCCGGCTTGATGTCACTGCGGTTTGTTCCATTCATGGCAATACTCCTGCGGCAAGGAAGTGGCCTGCCCGATAGCTGGTCTGGGCCGAACACGTCAAACCGCATGGGTAACTCGAATCCAGGAGAGTGAACCCGTTCGGGTCGTTGACCTTTTCCCCTACATAAAGCACGGATTGTTCCGTGAACGTACGCCCCGGGCTTTTCCCCGCACCTTTGGCCACATTCATTTTCGTTTTTCTCACCGGTATGTCCGCCATGATGGACGAGGTGGTCTGGCAACGCTACCTGGCCAGGTTGCTGGGCGCTGACGCGGCTGCCACCGCAGTGGTGCTCGCGGTATTCCTTGGTGGCCTCTCCCTGGGCTACTGGGCCTTCGGGCGTGTTGCCCGCCGCATTGCCCGCCCGCTTCGTGTTTATGCTTTCGCCGAGGCCTTCATCGGAGTCTGGGGACTGATGTTTCCCTGGCTTTTTTCCTTCGTCGAGGCCGCGGCCACGGATTTCAACCTGGAACCGCCACTGGGGCTTGCCCTCCAGGGA
This window contains:
- a CDS encoding YwbE family protein codes for the protein MNGTNRSDIKPGLRVLIVLKQDQRTGKTTEGVVKDILTKAPFHSRGIKVRLVSGEVGRVRDIPGGQG